One Porphyromonas pogonae genomic region harbors:
- a CDS encoding SusC/RagA family TonB-linked outer membrane protein: MRIKNLPNSDISGKFLERVARVGCSILLCTTFATNIYANSSNTTNISLLNTSNVTSVQSHDIQNPQKEKVTGIVKDDKGEPLIGVSVVASSTGQGGLTNVDGKFTITAIQGDMIKFSYVGYQPVTMKFTGKPMDVIMKEDSKILSEVVVVGYSTQKKENLTGSVASITNKKLQDRPIQNLTNGLQGLAPGLTISGTNGAPGMDNGQIRVRGTGTLNNASPYILIDGVEAGTLNALDPNDIASISILKDAASAAIYGSKASNGVILVTTKRGMSGKPRVSYSGYVSFQNATCLVDRLSSYDYASMLNGILEADGKTPKFTPEQLQKFKNGNDPAYPDTNWYDLAYKTGVMHRHNVNITGGTEGVRYMASVGYLNQEGIMKNASREQVNARTNLDLQITSKLNAHLNLAYIKNQYSDPSSAYLGGSSDQLIRQLNLVAPWIVSRYPDGTWGTVSDGNPIAWLDNGLKVNRDNHNFTGIGKIDYDIIDGLKFSITGSYIGDLQNYNYFQKYFRYNATKDTEPSYLDDRFYIWSRKNFDALLNYEKAFGEHHLKGLLGWHTEDYNYKEEHTYRKNFPNNDLTDLDAGDVSTQTNKGFTRQLKMLSWFGRINYDFAGKYLFEANLRADGSSRFSKGHRWGYFPSFSAAWRLSQEAFMENTAGWLSDMKIRASWGILGNQEALTDFYPALDVYGLKPTYPFNEELRPGFAHDNYRLSTVSWERSTNWGIGLDFALFKNKVSGTIDYYNRKTTGIIMDVSVPREFALGAYKDNVGAMRNSGLEVTLAYNDTKGDWTWGASGNFAYNKNRILDLGDVAYMDDGTIRNAVNHSFKSYYIYKTDGFFNSQQEADEFTAKFGNPFGGGKFKAGDLRYVDANGDGKLNGDDRVMCNSTEPVYTFALNLNAGWKNFDLSLMFSGQAKASRLYDAYEVEGAFLGDSSHPATIWKKAWSETNKDHAKMPRLFYGTDSPSSARQVNSSFWLYSTDFIRLKNLQFGYNLPKSLITNWGLSNLRIYYSAENLFTIDRMRINVDPEATSGRLSSYPLLRTHSVGVNVTF; encoded by the coding sequence ATGAGAATAAAAAATCTACCTAACAGCGATATTTCGGGCAAGTTTCTCGAAAGAGTAGCCCGAGTAGGTTGCTCTATATTGCTTTGTACTACATTCGCGACAAATATATACGCAAACAGTAGCAATACGACAAACATTTCTTTACTAAACACCTCTAACGTAACCTCAGTACAATCCCATGACATACAGAATCCGCAAAAAGAGAAAGTAACCGGGATAGTAAAAGATGATAAAGGCGAACCTCTCATCGGAGTAAGCGTTGTGGCTTCCAGCACAGGACAAGGCGGTCTTACTAATGTAGACGGTAAATTTACCATTACAGCAATCCAAGGAGACATGATCAAGTTTAGTTACGTAGGTTATCAACCTGTAACGATGAAGTTCACCGGTAAACCGATGGATGTAATCATGAAAGAGGACTCCAAAATCCTGAGTGAAGTGGTGGTAGTGGGCTATAGCACTCAGAAAAAAGAAAATCTTACAGGGTCCGTGGCCTCCATAACTAACAAGAAGCTACAAGACAGGCCTATCCAAAACCTTACCAATGGATTACAGGGACTTGCTCCGGGACTTACCATATCCGGCACTAACGGGGCACCCGGTATGGACAATGGACAGATACGTGTACGAGGCACAGGTACACTCAACAATGCTTCTCCTTATATCCTCATCGATGGTGTTGAAGCGGGCACGCTCAACGCTTTAGACCCTAACGATATTGCCAGCATATCTATCCTTAAAGATGCTGCTTCAGCTGCCATCTACGGCTCCAAAGCTTCCAACGGTGTTATCCTTGTGACTACCAAGAGGGGGATGAGCGGCAAACCCAGAGTTTCGTATAGCGGTTATGTAAGCTTTCAGAATGCCACTTGCCTGGTGGATAGGTTGAGCTCATACGATTACGCATCCATGCTCAACGGTATACTCGAAGCCGATGGTAAAACTCCGAAGTTCACTCCCGAGCAGCTTCAGAAGTTCAAAAATGGGAATGATCCCGCCTACCCCGATACTAACTGGTACGATCTGGCATATAAAACAGGTGTCATGCACCGCCACAACGTGAATATCACAGGAGGAACAGAAGGGGTGAGATATATGGCATCCGTAGGATACCTCAACCAAGAAGGAATCATGAAGAATGCAAGTCGTGAGCAGGTAAATGCACGAACCAACCTGGATCTGCAGATTACATCAAAACTCAACGCTCACCTCAATCTTGCCTATATCAAGAATCAATACTCTGATCCCAGCTCGGCTTATCTCGGAGGAAGTTCAGATCAGCTCATACGCCAGCTCAACCTGGTAGCTCCATGGATCGTATCGAGATACCCAGACGGCACTTGGGGCACTGTGTCCGATGGTAATCCTATAGCATGGCTTGACAATGGACTCAAAGTAAACCGTGACAATCATAACTTTACCGGTATCGGCAAAATTGATTATGACATTATCGACGGACTGAAATTCAGTATTACGGGATCGTATATCGGAGACTTGCAGAATTACAATTATTTCCAAAAATACTTCCGCTACAATGCAACCAAAGATACCGAGCCCAGCTACCTTGATGATCGATTCTACATATGGAGCCGTAAAAACTTCGACGCACTGCTCAACTATGAGAAAGCATTTGGCGAACACCACCTCAAAGGATTATTGGGATGGCACACCGAAGATTATAACTACAAAGAAGAGCATACCTATCGTAAGAATTTTCCCAATAACGACCTTACCGACCTGGATGCCGGGGATGTCTCTACGCAAACAAACAAAGGATTTACTCGCCAGCTCAAGATGCTCTCTTGGTTTGGACGTATCAATTATGATTTTGCCGGAAAATATCTGTTCGAAGCCAATTTGAGAGCCGACGGTTCCTCTCGTTTTTCCAAAGGTCACCGTTGGGGATACTTCCCCTCATTCTCTGCTGCATGGCGTCTATCACAGGAAGCATTTATGGAAAACACAGCCGGCTGGCTTAGTGATATGAAGATACGTGCATCATGGGGTATTCTGGGTAATCAGGAAGCTTTGACAGATTTCTATCCTGCACTTGATGTGTACGGTCTCAAACCCACTTATCCATTCAATGAAGAGCTACGCCCCGGATTTGCACACGACAACTACCGACTCTCCACCGTGTCGTGGGAGCGCTCGACCAACTGGGGTATCGGTTTGGATTTTGCATTGTTCAAAAACAAAGTCTCAGGAACCATAGACTATTACAATCGCAAAACTACAGGTATCATTATGGACGTAAGCGTACCTCGTGAGTTTGCTTTGGGAGCATACAAAGACAACGTCGGAGCCATGAGAAACAGTGGTTTGGAAGTGACTCTCGCATACAACGACACCAAAGGAGACTGGACATGGGGTGCCTCCGGTAACTTTGCATACAATAAGAATCGCATCTTGGATCTTGGAGACGTAGCTTATATGGACGATGGTACAATACGCAATGCTGTAAACCACTCCTTCAAATCCTATTATATTTACAAAACAGACGGATTTTTCAATTCTCAGCAAGAGGCTGACGAGTTTACGGCAAAGTTTGGGAATCCTTTTGGCGGTGGTAAGTTCAAAGCCGGAGACTTGCGCTATGTTGATGCCAACGGTGATGGTAAGCTCAATGGTGACGACCGTGTAATGTGCAACAGTACTGAGCCTGTATATACCTTCGCTCTAAACCTGAATGCCGGATGGAAAAACTTTGACTTATCCCTTATGTTTAGTGGTCAGGCCAAGGCTTCACGTCTTTATGATGCTTACGAAGTGGAAGGTGCTTTCCTTGGCGACTCTTCTCACCCAGCCACAATATGGAAAAAAGCATGGAGCGAAACCAATAAGGATCATGCCAAGATGCCTAGACTGTTTTACGGAACAGACTCACCCAGCAGTGCGCGACAAGTAAACTCATCTTTCTGGTTGTATAGCACTGATTTCATCCGTCTCAAGAACTTGCAGTTCGGCTACAACCTTCCCAAAAGCCTTATCACCAATTGGGGACTCAGCAACCTACGCATTTACTACTCAGCTGAAAACTTGTTTACTATCGACAGGATGAGAATCAATGTAGACCCCGAAGCTACCAGCGGACGTCTTTCTTCTTATCCTCTATTGCGCACTCACTCTGTAGGTGTTAATGTTACATTCTAA
- a CDS encoding Ig-like domain-containing protein, whose translation MKKIFTILSLPGLLLPVLFSIFTSCKTDEEPEVPISKFALSQTEVNMTAGDKIILTLSIEPEQYQKEQAEWSSSAPAVATVNANGEIKAEAKGEAVITVRLKDKKAEAKVVVKEFVPIEKVTFVPESYKAFIGEGFNAKVKLEPTQASMKAVSWEITDPSIATIDNGGKVTPLKPGSTDIVYKIQGKVYKAPLQVKERIKVTNKDLQVLVGGEILIELDKNFGDYGKETIDVEVEDKSVLLLTDDKSLTFTGIKSGKTKLKFNTKNAEGEIEITVSYPPKLLLPNMEWGKKIDDIKAWEKEHGGQPEGELKYDDDLWMDYQDFTVSTSPMQPVPFRRYYFDEKALSKSVVLYPYVLCFTDRGGGMGNFSQEFIDLLKKEGYSEPQSAGNSFLSINKQKSLWLMIEVYKLKQKTYFALTFMKKPY comes from the coding sequence ATGAAGAAAATCTTTACCATTCTGAGTTTACCGGGACTATTGTTACCGGTACTATTCTCTATCTTCACGTCATGCAAAACCGATGAAGAGCCTGAAGTGCCTATCAGCAAATTTGCACTTTCACAAACAGAGGTCAATATGACAGCAGGTGATAAAATCATACTCACTTTGAGTATTGAACCGGAACAATATCAGAAAGAGCAAGCCGAATGGAGCAGTTCTGCTCCGGCTGTAGCTACAGTAAATGCTAATGGTGAAATAAAAGCAGAGGCAAAAGGCGAAGCAGTAATAACAGTACGCCTCAAAGACAAAAAAGCCGAAGCCAAAGTAGTGGTCAAAGAATTTGTGCCGATTGAAAAAGTAACCTTCGTCCCTGAAAGTTATAAAGCGTTTATCGGTGAAGGGTTCAATGCCAAGGTAAAGTTGGAGCCCACACAAGCATCTATGAAAGCAGTGAGTTGGGAGATTACCGATCCATCCATTGCGACTATTGACAATGGCGGCAAAGTAACGCCGCTAAAACCGGGAAGCACTGATATCGTATATAAAATTCAAGGTAAGGTCTACAAAGCTCCACTTCAAGTCAAAGAACGGATCAAAGTAACCAACAAGGATCTTCAGGTTTTAGTGGGGGGAGAGATACTGATAGAGCTAGACAAAAACTTTGGAGATTATGGCAAAGAGACTATAGATGTAGAAGTTGAAGATAAGAGCGTACTGCTGCTTACCGATGACAAATCACTTACGTTTACAGGCATTAAATCCGGAAAAACAAAACTCAAGTTCAACACAAAAAATGCCGAAGGAGAGATAGAGATAACGGTGTCATATCCCCCAAAACTGCTATTGCCCAATATGGAATGGGGTAAAAAAATCGACGACATCAAGGCCTGGGAGAAAGAACACGGAGGCCAGCCGGAGGGCGAACTGAAATATGATGATGATCTCTGGATGGACTATCAGGATTTCACAGTAAGCACAAGCCCGATGCAACCGGTTCCATTCCGTCGTTACTACTTTGACGAGAAAGCTTTGAGTAAAAGTGTTGTCTTGTATCCTTATGTCCTTTGTTTTACAGACAGAGGAGGTGGTATGGGCAATTTCAGTCAGGAATTTATTGATCTACTTAAGAAAGAAGGTTATTCTGAACCCCAAAGCGCAGGAAATTCTTTTCTGAGCATCAATAAACAGAAAAGCCTATGGCTTATGATAGAAGTGTATAAACTCAAACAAAAGACCTATTTTGCTCTTACTTTCATGAAAAAGCCTTACTAA
- a CDS encoding DUF4857 domain-containing protein — MIRYYKIILFSLSFLLLSWLTPQLAFYLWAEDDSQPFTVYSSISKSFAMFMPSINGDIKYTDSKGKLYTDKQFDSILPTLYYRQLQEDGCFPDSLHGIPITPSLMEREAFIFRHSPIDINQKKVALYPLLDSAPQRGEFKMPNNVFRVTHSGLEFIDIKTNKVKENKSRIFTHELRKEGANMPIRYISGNLTTEKEYDLGYFVVDERNQLFQIRQVSEMPEIRKISLPEGLFIRHIFVTEYINRRFYAFITDVQNRLYVIQAPNCEVKKVPIGTFAPEEDYLVIIGNLFDWSVQKITPSGVTYYALDSKSHCLIDSMKATLQPDKIEKIESYLMPMELSFSSHLSHQIYPHLKLLGGNYLFLSCILSVIYLIIQLKFKKKKIKSITTKTLFILLGSIPALLTIMIFDQDD; from the coding sequence ATGATACGCTACTATAAAATAATCCTGTTTTCGCTGAGTTTTCTCTTATTATCCTGGTTGACCCCTCAACTTGCGTTCTATCTTTGGGCGGAGGATGATAGCCAACCCTTTACCGTCTACAGCAGCATCAGCAAGAGCTTTGCCATGTTTATGCCCTCAATAAACGGTGACATCAAATATACCGATTCAAAAGGGAAGCTATACACTGATAAGCAATTCGATAGCATCCTCCCCACTCTTTACTACAGGCAATTACAAGAAGATGGATGTTTTCCCGATTCATTGCACGGCATCCCTATAACACCCTCGCTGATGGAACGAGAGGCTTTCATATTCCGTCATTCCCCCATTGATATCAACCAGAAGAAAGTCGCTTTGTATCCGCTATTGGATTCGGCACCACAGAGGGGAGAATTCAAGATGCCTAACAATGTATTCCGAGTAACGCATTCAGGTCTCGAATTTATAGATATCAAGACAAACAAAGTAAAAGAAAATAAAAGCAGGATATTTACACACGAGCTACGAAAAGAAGGTGCTAACATGCCCATCCGATACATATCGGGAAATCTCACGACAGAAAAAGAATATGATCTGGGCTATTTTGTAGTGGATGAAAGAAATCAGCTTTTCCAAATCAGACAAGTGTCCGAAATGCCTGAAATAAGAAAGATCAGCCTACCTGAAGGACTCTTTATCCGTCATATCTTCGTCACAGAATATATCAATCGCCGGTTTTATGCATTCATCACAGATGTGCAAAACCGGCTGTACGTGATACAAGCTCCCAATTGTGAAGTAAAGAAAGTGCCTATAGGAACATTTGCCCCCGAAGAAGATTATCTGGTCATCATAGGTAATCTTTTCGACTGGAGTGTCCAAAAGATTACGCCTTCAGGTGTTACTTATTATGCACTGGACAGTAAGAGTCATTGCTTGATAGATAGCATGAAAGCAACACTACAACCTGATAAAATAGAAAAGATAGAGTCTTATCTGATGCCTATGGAACTATCTTTCTCATCTCATCTATCTCACCAAATTTATCCTCACTTAAAGTTATTAGGTGGAAATTATCTTTTTCTGAGTTGTATTTTATCCGTTATTTATCTTATCATACAACTCAAATTTAAGAAGAAGAAAATTAAATCAATCACAACAAAGACTCTATTCATATTATTAGGAAGCATACCAGCTCTACTGACTATCATGATCTTTGACCAAGATGATTAA
- a CDS encoding ABC transporter ATP-binding protein, which translates to MQDIVIECKDLAYSYGDRLIYENLSFKVPQGSILGLLGKNGTGKTTTINLLNGYLKPYQGECLLFGEDARSLSVTTRRKVALLLEGHIQYSYMNIRQIERFYAPFYPEWDASIYYELMGKMSIKPTQKICKMSCGQRSQVALGLILAQNADLFILDDFSLGLDPGYRQLFIDYLYDYVKAESKTVFVTSHIIQDMEKFIDDCIILDYGRILLQSSVRDLLDTFHKYEFGSNNDLLLRHPHLLHAENRKGRTSLYSFLTYEEVENILKVSGVEHTDLRCRKLSLEEAFIGLTGKY; encoded by the coding sequence ATGCAAGATATCGTGATTGAATGCAAAGATCTCGCATACAGCTATGGTGACAGACTGATATACGAAAATTTGTCGTTTAAGGTTCCTCAAGGAAGTATTTTGGGGTTATTGGGTAAAAACGGAACCGGCAAAACCACCACAATTAATCTGCTGAACGGCTATCTCAAACCATATCAAGGTGAGTGTCTTCTCTTTGGAGAAGATGCTCGCTCCTTGTCTGTCACAACACGCCGAAAAGTAGCATTATTACTTGAAGGGCATATTCAATATTCTTATATGAACATCCGGCAGATAGAACGTTTTTATGCACCGTTTTATCCTGAATGGGATGCAAGTATTTACTATGAACTGATGGGTAAGATGAGTATCAAACCAACACAAAAGATATGTAAGATGTCTTGTGGACAAAGATCCCAGGTTGCTTTGGGACTTATCCTGGCACAAAACGCCGATCTATTCATATTGGATGATTTTTCTCTCGGCCTGGATCCCGGCTATCGGCAGCTTTTTATTGATTATCTCTACGACTATGTCAAAGCGGAGAGCAAAACGGTCTTTGTTACATCTCATATTATACAAGATATGGAGAAGTTTATTGATGATTGTATCATACTTGATTATGGTAGGATACTCCTTCAAAGCTCCGTACGTGATCTGCTTGATACATTTCACAAATACGAGTTCGGTAGCAACAATGACTTATTACTGCGGCATCCTCACTTGTTACATGCCGAGAACCGTAAGGGACGTACCTCATTATACTCTTTCCTAACCTATGAAGAGGTGGAGAATATTCTCAAAGTATCGGGCGTAGAACACACCGACCTAAGATGTAGAAAATTGAGTTTGGAAGAGGCTTTCATAGGGCTTACCGGGAAATACTAA
- a CDS encoding formylglycine-generating enzyme family protein: protein MNKIIKYSFIIITALSLGSCQDEAPQPQPQPHIAFSELKVTTDFEEVTLQVVITNKNTPENATCGFVLSTQHNPTIQDTRVEVQKDDTTYKAKLKNLEEKKTYYIRAYMQKSITEYAYSDEVSFTTPALKDRPTIMIKGGSYMMGSPKDEPGFPEWHVNRDECPMHQVTLKDFRIDAKEVTYEQYCKFLNTILENPDNDKGIKLPKDIISWIYTGKNGSPDCGIQFDGKKYIVKEGKNEYPAGWIRFPGAVAYAKWVGGRLPSESEWEYASLGGNQSKGYRYAGSNDIEEVAWYELNSGDKVHPVAQKKPNELGLYDMSGNVGEWCEDTYHLEDVGYQGAPNDGSAWTEGGRGHIIRGGSFQSEKWDCRSKYRTYNAWYYCGHNVGFRVVYDIK, encoded by the coding sequence ATGAATAAGATTATAAAATACAGTTTCATCATCATCACAGCTTTATCATTAGGAAGCTGTCAAGACGAGGCTCCTCAGCCACAACCACAACCGCATATCGCATTTTCGGAATTAAAGGTGACTACAGATTTTGAAGAAGTGACTTTGCAAGTTGTAATTACGAACAAAAATACTCCAGAGAATGCTACATGTGGGTTTGTACTTTCTACACAACACAATCCCACTATACAGGACACACGAGTGGAGGTACAGAAAGATGATACAACCTACAAGGCAAAATTGAAAAATCTGGAGGAGAAAAAGACCTATTATATCAGAGCATACATGCAAAAATCGATCACAGAATATGCCTATAGTGATGAAGTTTCATTTACTACACCGGCATTGAAAGATCGCCCCACGATAATGATCAAAGGAGGAAGCTATATGATGGGTAGTCCCAAAGATGAGCCGGGATTTCCCGAGTGGCATGTAAACCGGGATGAATGCCCTATGCATCAAGTGACTTTAAAAGATTTTCGGATAGATGCCAAAGAGGTCACTTATGAACAATATTGCAAATTCCTCAATACCATACTCGAAAATCCTGATAACGATAAAGGAATAAAACTACCCAAAGATATCATCTCATGGATTTATACAGGCAAAAACGGATCTCCCGATTGTGGTATCCAGTTCGACGGAAAGAAATATATTGTAAAGGAGGGTAAAAACGAGTATCCTGCAGGATGGATACGTTTTCCGGGAGCAGTGGCTTATGCCAAATGGGTAGGAGGGCGTCTGCCTAGTGAATCTGAATGGGAATATGCATCACTGGGCGGTAATCAATCAAAAGGATATAGATATGCCGGAAGTAATGACATTGAAGAGGTAGCATGGTATGAGCTAAACAGTGGAGACAAAGTACATCCCGTAGCACAAAAGAAGCCCAATGAACTGGGATTATACGATATGAGCGGTAATGTGGGAGAATGGTGCGAAGATACCTATCACCTCGAAGATGTAGGTTACCAAGGGGCCCCCAATGATGGATCGGCATGGACTGAAGGCGGACGCGGACATATCATAAGAGGAGGATCATTTCAAAGTGAAAAATGGGATTGTCGCTCAAAATACCGCACATACAATGCTTGGTATTATTGCGGACATAATGTAGGCTTCAGAGTAGTATATGACATCAAATAA
- a CDS encoding DUF4876 domain-containing protein: protein MKKSLLPLLLVFLALASCQKEDVIDMTPQALELKLAGPVDVKNALFKKVEAKILNLETGQEVSVPTDKIEGNTLKLELTPGNYKAKVKADMQFTKLKGELAETTLTSEISFKITAGNTLSETMTFMYRPSTQGFVIEEIYIGGSIYPSRVPYNEDKYIIITNNSDETLYADQVAFFETEFQTIDKQDYKPNIIDKAIALKAIYCIPGKGTDHPVKPGKSIIVCEGAIDHTKICASAVDLSKADFEWYDAEVSGMAEVINNPQVPDMINYYSATALAWSLDNKGATTFGLVKLPISQQEYLEKYKYDYEYDFYGAHFENSCYKIPNEWVLDAVNVSIETEFQWLPITPSLDAGWTWVSKILLDENRYGYGIKRKLVEPQPQGRKFLVDTNNSTKDFLPHEKPSLKTKPIADYK from the coding sequence ATGAAGAAATCTTTACTCCCATTATTATTAGTCTTCCTGGCATTAGCTTCATGCCAAAAAGAAGACGTTATAGACATGACTCCGCAGGCATTGGAACTTAAACTGGCAGGTCCAGTAGATGTAAAAAATGCCTTATTCAAGAAAGTAGAAGCCAAGATACTTAACCTTGAAACAGGTCAAGAAGTATCGGTACCGACAGACAAGATCGAAGGCAACACTCTGAAATTGGAGCTGACTCCCGGCAATTATAAGGCAAAAGTAAAAGCCGATATGCAATTCACGAAACTGAAAGGCGAGCTTGCGGAAACAACTCTTACGAGTGAAATATCTTTTAAAATAACAGCGGGTAATACCTTGTCCGAAACGATGACATTTATGTACCGGCCATCAACACAGGGCTTTGTGATAGAAGAAATATATATTGGTGGTAGTATATATCCCAGCCGTGTACCATACAATGAGGATAAATACATCATTATTACCAATAACTCGGACGAAACGCTCTATGCTGATCAAGTAGCATTCTTTGAAACAGAATTCCAGACAATTGACAAACAGGATTATAAACCAAACATCATAGATAAAGCAATCGCTTTGAAAGCCATCTATTGTATCCCCGGCAAAGGAACCGATCATCCGGTAAAGCCCGGTAAATCAATCATAGTATGCGAAGGTGCTATTGATCATACCAAAATATGTGCATCTGCAGTAGACTTGAGCAAAGCCGATTTCGAATGGTATGATGCGGAGGTAAGTGGCATGGCAGAAGTGATCAATAATCCGCAAGTCCCGGATATGATAAACTATTATAGCGCCACAGCTCTGGCATGGTCACTGGACAATAAAGGAGCCACGACATTTGGTTTGGTCAAGCTTCCGATCTCCCAACAAGAATATCTTGAAAAGTATAAATATGATTATGAATATGACTTTTATGGTGCTCACTTTGAAAACAGTTGCTACAAAATACCTAATGAATGGGTATTAGATGCTGTAAATGTAAGCATAGAAACAGAGTTCCAATGGTTGCCCATAACCCCTTCTTTAGATGCGGGATGGACTTGGGTAAGCAAGATATTGTTAGACGAAAATAGATATGGATATGGTATCAAACGCAAATTGGTAGAACCGCAACCCCAGGGCAGAAAATTTCTGGTGGATACCAACAACTCTACCAAAGACTTTCTTCCTCACGAAAAACCTTCATTGAAAACCAAACCAATTGCTGATTATAAATAA
- a CDS encoding DUF6850 family outer membrane beta-barrel protein: MNKRLILLLLSTICANMLLRAQGKQATQDQAYTLIQSVMHRYDCYRSFLSAATGNPAQQGYKYPSGLSSFYIKGDIKASKYPVFYQQGTGHKGLLFEAQSYLKRKKNTHLWGAAHYNVQHKKNLSWISSADVEILYPYFLADTLGGDLRAEEYAFQGGYSKQWVKWSIGGEVNYRASQEYRTEDPRPRNIVSDLNIKAGGAFLLSDSYNIGLTIKYGAYQQRGDVTFYKETGGISELQMDGLGSHYERFDGTKSDLCYEMSTVQTSLNLLPINKKGFDLSITYSHTVLERIMYGLNQAPINSYYKHSLPVRLAYVKDGTSTFFSAGIMGEYSHKQGRNNIISESTKGEYLPVGHLPMYAEESMHSSVFASYASKGKSVTWDIAPRIGIRHLSMEYLYPHRKLLLGNLNTHMSSGITLHKNKYILRSEIGVMYDHCFRHTLSVPIGLLKPFENRYLHTTFGRISSNQWAISCSESFHLQLSKNLILYTTLFVQGRFYSDKNRSCSSSLSFGINF; the protein is encoded by the coding sequence ATGAATAAAAGATTAATATTACTTTTATTGTCGACAATCTGTGCCAATATGCTCCTGAGAGCACAAGGCAAGCAAGCTACCCAAGACCAAGCTTATACTCTGATACAATCTGTGATGCACAGGTATGACTGCTATAGGAGCTTCTTGTCCGCGGCGACCGGCAATCCTGCACAACAAGGATACAAATATCCGTCCGGCTTATCCTCTTTCTATATTAAAGGAGATATAAAAGCAAGCAAATATCCTGTTTTTTATCAACAAGGAACGGGACACAAGGGATTGCTGTTCGAAGCTCAATCATATCTCAAACGTAAAAAGAATACACACTTATGGGGAGCAGCTCACTATAATGTCCAACACAAAAAGAATCTATCCTGGATCAGCAGTGCAGATGTAGAGATACTTTACCCATATTTCCTGGCTGATACGTTGGGCGGAGACCTCAGAGCTGAGGAATATGCCTTTCAAGGCGGATATTCAAAACAATGGGTAAAATGGAGTATTGGCGGGGAAGTCAATTATAGAGCATCTCAGGAGTATAGGACAGAAGATCCGCGTCCCCGCAACATTGTATCAGACCTGAACATAAAAGCAGGAGGCGCTTTCCTGTTATCAGATTCATATAATATAGGTCTCACGATAAAATACGGGGCTTATCAGCAACGAGGCGATGTGACGTTTTACAAAGAAACAGGCGGAATATCAGAGTTGCAAATGGATGGACTGGGGAGCCATTACGAAAGATTTGACGGCACAAAGTCTGATCTGTGCTATGAAATGTCCACGGTGCAAACATCACTAAACCTGCTCCCCATCAACAAAAAAGGATTCGATCTTAGCATCACTTACTCTCACACTGTGCTGGAAAGAATTATGTACGGGCTCAACCAAGCTCCTATCAACAGCTATTACAAGCATAGTTTACCGGTACGATTGGCTTACGTCAAGGATGGTACAAGCACTTTCTTCAGCGCAGGAATAATGGGAGAGTACAGTCATAAACAAGGTCGCAATAACATCATCAGTGAAAGCACAAAAGGAGAATACCTCCCTGTAGGGCATTTGCCGATGTATGCAGAGGAGTCTATGCACTCATCCGTATTTGCCTCTTATGCCTCCAAAGGAAAATCCGTAACATGGGACATAGCTCCCCGCATAGGAATAAGACATCTCAGCATGGAATATCTGTACCCTCACAGAAAACTTTTGCTCGGAAATCTGAATACTCATATGAGTTCAGGGATAACCTTGCATAAAAACAAATACATACTCCGTAGCGAGATTGGAGTGATGTACGATCACTGTTTTCGTCACACCCTCTCGGTACCAATCGGATTACTAAAGCCTTTTGAAAATAGATATCTGCACACCACTTTTGGCAGAATATCATCGAATCAATGGGCTATAAGTTGCTCAGAATCTTTCCATCTACAACTGAGCAAGAACCTGATCCTCTATACTACTCTCTTTGTGCAGGGACGTTTCTATTCGGACAAGAATAGAAGTTGCTCAAGCTCATTATCTTTTGGAATAAACTTCTAA